The Eulemur rufifrons isolate Redbay chromosome 14, OSU_ERuf_1, whole genome shotgun sequence sequence AGAGCCACAAGTAATCCCCTAAGCACTTTGCCGAGTAACCTAAGATTATCTGGCCTGCAAACACCTGTTTTCACTCCTTTGCTGATAGCAGTATAAACAGTATACTGGTTAATGACTCTAGGAACTGACAAGGGGTGGGGGTACACGCATTTGTCCTGTCTTGCACGTGCCCATCAGCAAGGTTGACGAAGGACTGGAAGGGCTCACCCAAGTTTCCATCCATACGCGGTCGTCAGGACTGAGCGGGGAGACTCaaaggtcagcgtcagggtcgTGGGGCTCTCAGATTAGTGCAGCCGCTCACTCCCTCAGTGATGGACAGCGGGGTCAGTCCTTCAACTCCCTGGTCCACAGTTGGCACATCTTGGGAGGGAGGCTCTGCTTGCTACACGCAAGGTAGTCACGAAGAGCTGGGGAGGTCAGTGTGACGCTGACACCAGGTGACACCACATTCCTGGAAGATGGGAGCTAGATTGATGTAGACTTTTGAGAAGCAGAGCCAGTGCCAACCCTGTGAAACTGACCAATCATGTTCTAATCATTTAGAACTGCAAGTCTCTGCTTCGGGTGGCACAGAAGATGTTGGCAATTTGTTGGAGAGTCATTTCTCTGCTGGAGACGCAAGtctagaggagaaagaaagggcgCTTTATGCAGATGCGGCCCCCGGAGACGAGAATCTACTCCTTCACTACCCAGATGGCAGGGAGGCTGAGAGCCCTGAGAAGACTGCTGCCGGGGCCCCTCCTGCCGCCAGTGGCCCGGGCTCTGATCCCGAAGCCAGCCTCTCCAATGCCTCGGCCACAGAGTCAGCTCCTCCTGGGGACAGGGAtgctgcagggcctggggaggaagaggagggcccCCCAGCAGCAAATGCCCTTCCTCCAGGAGGGGATGAGGGGCCCGTGGAAGAAGAGGGGCCTGAGCTCAGCTCCGGAGAGGGGCCAGGAGAGGAGGCGACTGGGCTTGAGCTCCCCTTGCAGGGAGTTGCCCTCGGTGGGGCAGAAGGATGGGCTGGGAGTGGCGAGGTCCCAGAGGAAGCTGAGGAGGTCCCAGGGGACAGCCAGCCTGAGGCGGAAGGGGACTCTCCTGGCTTAGCAGGCGAGGAGGTCCACAGCCGGGGCTCGGAGGGTACgggcagcccagggcctggccaggaGCCAGCAGTGCTGGAGGGAGCCCCTGATGCCGCGGCTGTGGGAGAAGAGGTGGCTGACGTGGACttgggggccagggcaggtgcTGAGGCCCAGGGCGAGCCTGGCACAGACACGGAGGCCAGTGCAAGGTCTGGGGGTGCCCAGAGCCCCAAGGCAGGGGGTACTGAGGAGGACATGGATGAAGCTTCGTCTGAAGAAGAGGCTGGTGACAACAGTGGAAGCCAGGAAGAAGGAGGAGTCCCATCTGCAGAAGAGTCGGGAGAAGACAGCGGCGACGGGGCTAGTTCAGAAGAAGCAGAGGGTGCCTCGGAGGAGGCCAGGGAgccccaggaagcagcaggaaCCGCGAGCCATGGGGACGAAGGGGCCCAGCTCGGCTCTGAGGAATTGAGTCAGGGGCCCAAGGGTGGTGAGGcccaggatgctgaggcagaggAGCTCGAGGAGGGACTTCAGGGAAGGGGGACTTCCACGATTGCTCCCCAGGGTAGGAATTAGTTCCTTAAAAACAACCCAGCACCTCAGGCAGCTGCATTCTTGTAGAAGTCTTGTGGGTggtggggagacaggcagggacAGGGTGGGTGGGAGAGCCCCTCCAGGGTTTGGCAGTGGGGTGCCAGCCAGCAGTCCCTACCTGGGGATGTGCCTTCTGTCTGCACATTAGCTGCCTGCTTCTGGTGTGCAGGGACCAGTGAGAGGGTCTGGAGGGCCTTGGCACTTCTGAGTCAGGTCCCCGAGCCTCCCCTTTGGGGTTCCTGGATGCACTTTAACACATGCCAGCGCCTCAGCCTAAAGGACTAGGGGACTCATGGTGGGGTCCCTGTGGCCGGCTGGTGGAGGGATGTGCAGGGAGttggtaggggtggggtgggaacgCCTGACTGATTGCCTGGGTGGGCACCAGGGGTCTCCCCCTGAAGACTAGGCCATGGGAGGGGTTGGAGAACCAGAACCCAGGGAGAACTCAGGCGCAGTGTGACCACTGGTGTTTTTCAGTGCcaggagcagggggtgggggagagggcagggccgAAACTATTGGGCAACATTAGAGTAGTATCTGACGCTGGGGACCCGCTAGCCAGCTTAGACCAGAAGCTGGGCTCTCGGGGTGGGCCAGGGGTGTTAAGCCTTCGCTTTCCAAGACGGCGTCACCACAGGTTTGCCTGCAGAATTTAGGTTGTGTACCGTCTGTGAGATCCCTGTGCTCTCCAGAAAGGGCTGTGCTGCAGGCAGCAagctcctcccccttccctgccctccctcttctGGTTTGGGCAGAGCTCACCGTCCTGAGGTGCTGCATCGGGCATATTGATTCTTCGCTTCCCACCCCAAGTCAAAGTGGCCTCCTTCTGCCCCACAGCCTGGGTCCTTCCCCTCCTAGTTACCTAAAATGCCCTCTGCAGGCAGCCTGGGTGGAAGTGGCTGGGATATTAGAGGCCCAGGGAGTTGAgcatccctccccccaccctgcagccAGAGTGGACATCTCTTGCTTGCTTGGTCAGAAGGACAGTtgaccccctccccctgccccaacacacacaagaTGTGCTGcagggcccctcccagcccttcACACACAGCCAATGTGACCCTGGTAAAGTGCTCACTTGGCTGTGACAGCTGTCTGTTTAGAGCCCCTCCCCAGCTTCCTTTGCTCTTAGGATGAAATGCAAACCCCTGGGGAGACGCTTGAGGCCCTGCCAGGCCAGCCCTGTGAACGTCTTCAGCTGCCCAGTGCTTAGCTCTGCCCCACTGTGGCCGGACaccccttcctcctgcttctTGCTAAACAACTCCTGTCTCAGGGCTTTCACAGAAAGCTCCTCTGCCTTCTTCATCTAACTCACTCCTACTCAGCAGTGGACCCAGGACTCTTCTCTGACCCCCTCGCTGAGAGTGCACAGGCACACTTTTTGGGCCCTCATAGCTTCTGGAATGTTTCCTTCCATAGCCACCTCAccgtttataattattttatttacattattttatttttattttttagagatggggtctcactatgtggcccaggctggtctcaaacttctgagcttgAGCAGTCCTCCCgtctgagcctcccaaagtgctgggattgtgggcatgagccacggcctggcctgttctttcattttaaaggctGTTCATCATCTTTTTCCTCACCGGACTAAGGGAAAGCGCCTGAGGGCAGGAGCCCTGCCGGTGTGGGCtcccagccaggcacagtgggtgCTCAGCACGTATTTGTTGATTGGACAAAATGGCCCACAGAACTTTGGAGCTTCGTGGAAGTTGAATTTGGGTTTTCAAAGTCCATCCTAAAGGCAGAACTCAGTCCAGTGCGACTTGACAAGACTTTGCTCAGCCCCTGCTCGAGGCCCAGCTCTGGGCAGGCGGAATGGGATCGCTGGCTCTTGGCTTTGCCCTAAgacttctctgcttctctccccaGAAGAGACAGAGGATGTGAATGAGGAAGTCCTGATGAGAGACCGCTCCCACATCGAGAAAACCCTGATGCTGAATGAGGACAAGCCAGCCGATGATTACTCTGGTGAGCAGAGCAGGGAATGGGCcccgggctgggctgggagagCGAGAGCCAGGGCACGCAGACGGCAGGGAAgggagagccctgggctgggaggctCTGTGGGAGCAGGCCCAAGGCTGGGGCTGCAGacgggcagagaggaggagggcgATGGAGCAGGGGACCCGTGTGAGCGGTGAGGGTGACCCCCAGTCCTGCTGCCGTGctgtgggaggagaggatggcTAATAAGAATTCCTCCCCTTTGCTTTGACTTTTAGTTTATAAACCCCTGTCATGTACAGTGTTTTATTTCACTCTCATAACAACTGAAGGATCTCAGCAGGGCTTGGTGTCTGTCTCTTCTTCATGCAGGAGCCGGCTAGTGCTTGGAGCTGGCAGCCATCTGCCCCTAGCCCGCAGCTAGAGGGTGGCAGGCCTCTGGCAAATGTAGCTCATGGGACCCTCAGTCCCACAGGCTTCCTCTAGGTGCCCCATACCGGCTGGCTCCCAGGCTTGCCCTGGAGCCGTGCTCTTCCCAAGGGGACACCTGGGATGCCGACTCCTGCAGGAGAATGTGGGAGGGCAGTGCCTCCTGGGAGTGCAGTGACGGGCCAGAGCCAGGGTGCCGTCTTATGGGCCTGCTGGTGCCTAAGCCTCAGGCAGCCCGTGCAGAGGTGGGTGGCAGGGAGAGATGGTACTCTTGTCTGCCAAACGAGGGGCCTTTGGGTAGGctgcaggctgaggcagggacaCATTGTTGCGataggcagggaggagggagttaggtttaaaaaaaaccatAGCTCAAGAGGCTTGGCAGGGTGGGTAGGAGAATGCTTTTTGGTTTGAAGGTTTCTGAGGGTTGAGATGTGCACCAGCTCCATGAATGCTAATATGTTACACAGTCGCTGGGCTGCacgccggggggcgggggagacCCCTCCACAGCGGAGGAGCCGCCTGGAGCCAACCCTGCCTGACGCTCTCCCCATACCCCTCTCTGCCCCCAGTGGTGATGCAGCGGCTTCGAAAGATCTACCACTCATCCATCAAACCCCTAGAGCAGTCTTACAAATACAACGAGCTTCGGCAGCACGAGATCACAGGTACAGCAGGGGCCCGTAGTGGGGGCCTGCACCTCTGACCACCGAGACAACCCTGGTGCCCATGCGGGTTCACAGTCCCCAGCGGAGTATGTGCAAGGACGGTGGGCTGAGCCCTCCTCTGTCACGCCAGCCACCCTTTCACCGGAGGAGTGCTGGCACTCTACAGGGTTTCACCGACAGCATTTCATTTGCTAGCATCCGTGCTTCAGTGGTGCAGATTTTGATTTCCAAGGGCAGTGACCCCTCCTGTGCTCAAGAGCCCAGAAGTGCTCCCTGGAGCACTCATGGATGCCTCCTCTCCTCCTGTGGCTCTTCCTGGTCGGCTGCCCTTGGGCCtggattcttttaaaaactggttttcaaaataataaaaataaggcatacttgttgcaaaaaaaaaaaaaaaatttcaaatagtgCAGAATAGTATCcattgaaaaacagaaatttaattctTGAGCTCCAGCTTCTTTTAATTCTACTCCCCAAGATATCCACTGTTGTAGTCCCTTGTGAATACTTTCAGACATTTCCTCTGCATATGTAAGCATATAAAagccttttgttgttgtttttacaaaaatgggatCACGTTATGCAACATGCGTGTGGACCTACCTCATTCCTTCTGCCCGCTCTTCTCTTACGTGAACATGCCACACCCCGTGAGACAAGTGCCCTACTGATGGGCAGTGGGGTATTTcccattttccaatttttaacatGTCCAGACACCACtataatcattatatattttgtgCAAGTATATTTGTAGGATGAGTTTTACAAAGTGGAACActagaaattaaacattttgctGGAGTTGCCAAGTCGCCTTTGATGATGCCAATGCGTTCTCACAATGACAGTAGATAGATGAGAGTTCTTGTCCCCATGGCAATGCCATTTTTAAGTGTTACTCATCTTCTAAAAACCTTAACGATGGTATCTTACTGTTGTGATATTAGAAATCTTTGCCTGTGTTAACTGGCTATTTCCACATGATCCCATTTGATTCTCTGTATGGCTATAAAGTGGATAGGGTATCAGAGGGTTGATGTTCTTCCTACTTTACAGAAGGGGGATCTGGGGCCCAGAGAAGTGCTGGGTTACCCAGGACCACACAGCCGGAGTAGGAGCTGTAACTTTCTACTTCCTCTTGGACAGATTTGCTCTGCTGCGCAGCTACCTATACTGTTTCTTGCAAGCCTGAGCGCCACTTGTCCTCTCCCGCTCTGTAGAGGATGCACGGACAGTGGCGTGAGGTGACGCAGTCTCCCGATGgctttcctctgtcctctgcaCTTGTCTTCTCTCCTCAACCTAAGAAAGACCAGTGTCTGGGCCTTGCTAGGAAACTCCAGTCTGGACAGCAGCAGGGGCAAGGGGGCTGCGGCTGCCCCAGGGAGTGGCGCTCTGGAAGGGGGCGCCCCAGCTCCTGGCCCTGACCGTACTGTCTAGACTTGGCTCTTCCCTCCTGGTCTCTCCGGGCTTCCTCTCCCTCGGGCTCCCTCGGCCTCGGCTTCTGCCAGCGATGCCCCCTGCTGTAGAGAGCTGGAACAGCAGTACCCGGAAAAGCCCTAACTGGTTCGTCCTGGAGAAGTTGAAGGTCCAGCGTTCTCTTTGGCATTGCCTGGGCCTGTGTAAAGAGACTTTCTGTGAAATCTCCGTGGCTATAACTGAGCGACTCTGTATTTACAGGCAGGAAACTAACCACATCCCATGTCAAAAGCCTCACCTCTCTCCACCCCGTCCCCTGGATTTGTACTACTTTTCCCCTTAGAGACCCCCATCTAGAGTGGCCCATTCAGGGTATTCTCCCCAGCATGGCCTTTGGAAGGACATTGGACGCAGGGCCTTTGTAGGGTAACGTTTGAGACTGGCTGTGGAGCCCAGGGTTGGGCTGAGGTGGGGATTCTGGGAGCCCCAGCTAAGAGGAGAGGAGGGCTGCAGAGGCTGGAGACAGCTAGGGCCTGAGTCCAGCCCACCTAAAATTGTATACACAGCTTCCGTATCCATGCTTCTCTGTTCTCAATCCAGACTCTCTCTATATGGAAGCTCTGTCCTCTCCTTTTAATGAACTATCGTCCTCCACATTTAACAAGGAGACCTTGCCTAGAGTGAGCTCCTTGTCGGTGTTTGTCGAATTCACTTAGATCTTCCTTCTGGTGCAGGCAGATCGTGCCAAGGATCTGGGCAAGGCCAAAACAATGACTTCTAGTGTCTTTTAACTGGGTGATTGCACTTAGGTAGCAAAAGAAGTGCCACTGAGCGCTACACACTGTCTGATCCATGTGGAATTTCATGCCTCAATTCGATGGATGGTCTGGGGCACAGAGGGCTTTGGAGTATGGCACCATCCTCATAGTGAGAACATTTTTTAGTTCATTCCATTTCTGATTCCTGTTGCCCACAGATGGGGAGATCACATCCAAGCCAATGGTGCTGTTCCTGGGACCGTGGAGTGTTGGTAAATCTACCATGATAAACTACCTCCTTGGCTTAGAAGACACTCGCTACCAGCTCTATACAGGTAATAGATTTTCTTGTGCGATTGTTGGTATTTGAATGTCATATGTAAAAGCagtatgaaaaattaaattgtttatatGTATCTTCAACATAATAATGAAAAGTACACACAAGGAACTGGCAGCtacataacagcattattcacaatagccagaaaGTTGAAAtagctcaaatgtccatcagtgatTGAATAGATAACCAAAATGTGATCTATCCCTAtgctgaaatattattcagccttaaaaaggaatgaaattctgacatttaCTACAAcaggatgaaccttgaagacattatgttaagggaaataaaccagacacaaaaggacaaatactgtctgattccacttacatgaggtccCTAGAGTCATCatactcatagagacagaaagtagaatggttgttaccagaggggaggggaatgggagTTACTGTTTAACGGGTACAGAATTTGCGatctgggaagatgaaaaagttctggagatgggtggtggtgatggttgcacaacaatgtgaatttacttaatgccactgaactatacacctaaaaatggttaaaatagtaaattttatattatgtatattttaccacaattttaaaaaaagagaaaccacTAACTTAGCAAAGGTATCACACATCCTGTGGCAAGCCCCGCCCCAAGATGTGTGCCTATTCACACACTTCGCAGTAGGTCTGTTTCCCAGAAGTCATCGTGTCCCTACTGCCCCGACCCTGTGCCTGTAGGTGCTGAGCCCACCACCTCCGAGTTCACGGTCCTCATGCACGGGCCCAAGCTGAAGACCATTGAGGGCATTGTCATGGCTGCCGACAGCGCCCGTTCCTTCTCACCCCTTGAGAAGTTTGGCCAGAATTTCCTGGAGAAGCTGATTGGCATTGAGGTTCCCCACAAACTTCTGGAGCGGGTCACTTTTGTGGATACCCCAGGCATCATTGAGAACCGCAAGCAGCAAGAAAGAGGTAATTTAGCCCTCATTTCTGAGCAGCATGAGCTCGGTCTTAGAAAACGGTTTTGACAGCGGGTGGTATGCAGGCAGGGGAGAGGA is a genomic window containing:
- the SRL gene encoding sarcalumenin, which translates into the protein MSDQESVQLSIVTTIITMAITVTTTTSIIITIIIITVILGGQQGPVERAGLTSQRRSLNHSRSRVNARPWENHRNLRAPVGSLTVRRGLEQKPRELQVSASGGTEDVGNLLESHFSAGDASLEEKERALYADAAPGDENLLLHYPDGREAESPEKTAAGAPPAASGPGSDPEASLSNASATESAPPGDRDAAGPGEEEEGPPAANALPPGGDEGPVEEEGPELSSGEGPGEEATGLELPLQGVALGGAEGWAGSGEVPEEAEEVPGDSQPEAEGDSPGLAGEEVHSRGSEGTGSPGPGQEPAVLEGAPDAAAVGEEVADVDLGARAGAEAQGEPGTDTEASARSGGAQSPKAGGTEEDMDEASSEEEAGDNSGSQEEGGVPSAEESGEDSGDGASSEEAEGASEEAREPQEAAGTASHGDEGAQLGSEELSQGPKGGEAQDAEAEELEEGLQGRGTSTIAPQEETEDVNEEVLMRDRSHIEKTLMLNEDKPADDYSVVMQRLRKIYHSSIKPLEQSYKYNELRQHEITDGEITSKPMVLFLGPWSVGKSTMINYLLGLEDTRYQLYTGAEPTTSEFTVLMHGPKLKTIEGIVMAADSARSFSPLEKFGQNFLEKLIGIEVPHKLLERVTFVDTPGIIENRKQQERGYPFNDVCQWFIDRADLIFVVFDPTKLDVGLELEMLFRQLKGRESQIRIILNKADSLATQMLMRVYGALFWSLAPLINVTEPPRVYVSSFWPQEYEPDTHRELFLKEEISLLEDLNQVIENRMENKIAFIRQHAIRVRIHALLVDRYLQTYKDKMTFFSDGELVFKDIVEDPDKFYIFKTILAKTNVSKFDLPNRDAYKDFFGINPISSFKLLSQQCSYMGGCFLEKIERAITQELPGLLGSLGLGKNPGALNCDKTGCGETPKNRYRKH